From the genome of Nicotiana sylvestris chromosome 2, ASM39365v2, whole genome shotgun sequence, one region includes:
- the LOC138883765 gene encoding uncharacterized protein encodes MSRGRGKGGTSNSSNPQNSIYAFAGRQDQESSPDVVTSILSVSSYDIHALIDPGSTFSYVTPLVASKFGMKPKLVKPFEVSTLVRDSMISKKVYRGCIVVVHSRSTVAGLIELDMVEFDVIIGMDWLASYHANVDCRSKIVRFQFLGEPIFKWKGNTASPRGIFISYLKARKMINKSCIYYLVRVQDMEVEAPTIQSIPMVNEFPDEL; translated from the coding sequence atgagtcgtggtagaggtaaAGGTGGAACATCTAACTCGAGCAATCCTCAAAACAGCATTTATGCGTTTGCAGGACGACAAGACCAGGAGTCATCACCTGATGTTGTTAcaagtatattatcagtctcctcatatgatatacatgcactgattgacccaggttccaccttttCATATGTTACTCCAttagttgctagtaagtttggaatgaaacctaaattggttaaaccttttgaggtgtctacacttGTTAGGGACTCAATGATATCTAAGAAAGTATATAGGGGTTGCATAGTAGTAGTTCATAGTCGATCTACCGTAGCGGGCCTAATAGAGTtggatatggtagaatttgatgttataataggtatggattggttggcttcctatcatgccaacgttgattgtagatcaaagatagtccgatttcaatttctagGGGAACCTATTTTTAAGTGGAAAGGCAATACGGCATCTCCGAGAGGAAtattcatttcctatctcaaggcaaggaagatgatcaataAGAGCTGTATTTATTACTTAGTTCGAGTTCAGGATATGGAAGTGGAggcaccaaccattcagtccatccctatggtgaatgagtttcccgatgagctttag